The Nycticebus coucang isolate mNycCou1 chromosome 17, mNycCou1.pri, whole genome shotgun sequence nucleotide sequence TATAGAAATATCTGTAATTATTTAAACACAATGAATTCCTTAAATACAATATTTGTTTCTGGGGGAAATTTGCGTCAATGAAATTTAGGCAAGTTTCATCAGACTGTGAACATTTGTGGAGACGCGTGGTGGCGCTGCAGGATAACATCGCGGAAAAACCATTACACTGTTGATACTGCGGACCCTGTTACCACTGCACGCAGAGAACTGGGAAGACAGAAATAATACGCCGTCAAGGGATAACCCAGCCATTCAACAGGGTTGAAATCTTTAGGCTTACCCTCTGATCTGGTGGATCAGAGGCACATTTTCCAGAAGTGTGAAGGGGAGCTGAAGCGCTTTTGCAAGAAGCCTTCGGAAATTCCTGGAAGGAGCTATGGAGAACGAAGGGGGAGGCACTCGGTGGATAAGGCAAGTCCTTCTCTTTGTTTTGCTGGGAATGTCTCAGGTGGGCTCTGAGCCTGGGCGCTTTTCAGTGGCTGAGGAAATGCAGAGCGGGAGCTTTGTAGGCAATTTGGCAAAGGACTTGGGACTGGAAGTGGGTGAGCTGTCTTTGCGGGAAGCCCGGGTGGTCTCTAATGATAACAAACAGCGTTTGCAGCTGAACACAAACACTGGGGATTTGCTCTTAAGCGAAACGCTAGACCGGGAGGAGCTCTGCGGCTCCACGGAGCCTTGTGTACTGTATTTCCAGCTGTTAATGAAAAATCCCATGCAGTTTTTACGGATTGAACTTGAGGTCAGGGATATAAATGACCACTCTCCTGTATTCttggaaaaagaaatgcttctagAAATCCCAGAGAATAGTCCTGTTGGTGCAGTGTTCTTGCTAGAAAGCGCAAAGGATTTAGATGCAGGAGTCAATGCTGTAAAAAGCTACACAATAAGCCCCAACTCTCATTTCCACATTAAAATGAGAGTCAATCCAGACAATAGGAAATACCCAGAGTTAGTTCTGGACAATGCTCTGGATTATGAAGAGCAGCCTGAGCTCAAATTCATCCTCACTGCTCTAGATGGCGGGTCCCCTCCCAGGTCTGGGACTGCCTTTGTTCTGGTGATGGTTGTGGACATTAATGACAACAGCCCCCAGTTTGAGAAGACGTTTTATGAGGTGACTATTCCAGAAAACAATGTCCTTGGCTCGCTAGTTGTTACCGTCTCAGCCTGGGATTTAGACTCAGGAATAAACGGGGAAATATCATATTCCTTTTCCCATGCCTCCGGAGATATTCGCAAGACATTTGAAATTAATCAAAAGTCAGGAGACGTTAGGTTAAAAGCATCCTTGGATTTTGAAGCAATTGATTCATACTCAATAATCATTCAAGCCACAGATGGGGGAGGACTTTTTGGAAAGTCAACAGTCAGAATTCAAGTGATGGATGTGAATGACAACGCTCCTGAAATCGCCGTATCTTCAATTACCAGTCCAATCCCAGAAAACTGGCCTGAAACTGTGGCTATGGTTTTCAGCATCCGAGACAAAGACTCTGGGGAAAATGGAAAGATGGTTTGTTCTATCCCAGAAGACCTCCCATTCCTGCTAAAATCTTCAGTTGAGAATTACTACACGTTGGAAACGGAGAGACCACTAGACAGAGAAAGCCAAGCTGAGTACaacatcatcatcactgtcactGACCTGGGGACACCAAGGCTGCAAACCCAGCAAAACATAACAGTGCTGGTCTCTGACATCAATGACAACGTCCCCGCCTTCACCCAAACCTCCTACACTCTGTTCGTCCGCGAAAACAACAGCCCCGCCCTGCACATAGGCACCATCAGCGCCACAGACAGAGACTCAGGCACCAACGCCCAGGTCACCTACTCCCTGCTGCCACCTCAGGACCCCCACCTGCCCCTCGCCTCCCTGGTCTCCATCAACGCAGACAACGGACACCTGTACGCCCTGAGGGCGCTGGACTTCGAGGCCCTGCAGGCGTTCGAGTTCCCCGTGGGCGCCACAGACCGAGGCTCCCCCGCGCTGAGCAGCGAGGCGCTGGTGCGCGTGGTGGTGGTGGACGCCAACGACAACTCGCCCTTCGTGCTGTACCCGCTGCAGAACGGCTCTGCGCCCTGCACCGAGCTGGTGCCCAGGGCGGCCGAGGCGGGCTACCTGGTGACCAAGGTGGTGGCGGTGGACGGCGACTCGGGCCAGAACGCCTGGCTGTCGTACCAGCTGCTCAAGGCCACGGAGCCCGGGCTGTTCAGCGTGTGGGCGCACAATGGCGAGGTGCGCACCGCCAGGCTGCTGAGCGAGCGCGACGCGGCCAAGCACAGGCTGCTGGTGCTGGTGAAGGACAATGGCGAGCCTCCGCTGTCCGCCAGCGTCACGCTGCACGTGCTGCTGGTGGACGGCTTCTCCCAGCCCTACCTGCCGCTCCCGGAGGCGGCGGcggagcaggcccaggccgactCGCTCACCGTCTACCTGGTCATCGCCTTGGCCTCGGTGTCCTCGCTCTTCCTGTTCTCGGTGCTGCTGTTCGTGGCGGTGAGGCTGTGCAGGAGGGACGGGGCGGCCTCGGTAGGTCGCTGCTCGGTGCCTGAGGGCCACTTTCCGGGCCACCTGGTGGATGTTAGTGGCACTGGGACTCTGTCCCAGAGCTACCAGTATGAGATATGTCTGACTGGAGACTCTGGAACAAATGATTTCAAATTCCTGAAACCGATTATCCCCAACCTCCCACCCCAGTGcccaggaaaagaaatggaggaaaatcTTACCTTCCCCAGCAGCTTTTAGTTCAATGTTCAGTGACCCCAGTGcccaggaaaagaaatggaggaaaatcTTACCTTCCTCAGCAGCTTTTAGTTCAATATTCAGTGACCATAACTGGCTTTTATGTTACGTATGTGTATTATTTAGAGGCACTTCCAAACCAATGTTTATTTCCAATTCGCgtgtatttaaaattatagtgATTTACTTTCACGTTTTCTCAtgttctttcccccttttcttttcagTGAATGTTTGTTTAccattatttctgtattttacgAGATGGCATTCTCACTATCTGGGTATTCTTTAACCCAGATGGTCttaatttgtaaataatttgttTACTAAAGAACAACACTAAGTCATATTTTTTCAATCTCCCTGCCTCCAGGTAAACTTTTACCACAATTTTGtttacagtaaaataaaacagaccAAATTGGAGGCAATTCAAGTTATACAGTATTGATTCTCTCTTTTTGCAATGAATTGTTCTTGTAGTTGTAAATGGTTGCTattcagaaatgtatttctttctttaaacacAGTGAATTTTTTAGTTAACCTTTGCATATGTGtatcaatttataaattaaaccagAAAATACAACCATAAGTGTGATCACTTGATTAGAAAGAGCTAGATGGCAAGTTTCTCCCCCCCACCCAGTGCCATggctgtcatagctcatagcaacctcaaactcttgcacttaagtgatcttccctcagcctctggagtactTTGGACTACAGACACCCTACATAATGTccaactgtttttagagacagtggtttgcttgctcaggctggtctccaactcttgaggtctccacatgccttggcctgccagagtactaggattacaggtgtgagccaccacaaccggCCTTGGcaagtttcttattattttttcattcatcctGGAGAGTGATTATGAAGACACATTACTATTGTAGCTA carries:
- the LOC128568796 gene encoding protocadherin beta-12-like is translated as MENEGGGTRWIRQVLLFVLLGMSQVGSEPGRFSVAEEMQSGSFVGNLAKDLGLEVGELSLREARVVSNDNKQRLQLNTNTGDLLLSETLDREELCGSTEPCVLYFQLLMKNPMQFLRIELEVRDINDHSPVFLEKEMLLEIPENSPVGAVFLLESAKDLDAGVNAVKSYTISPNSHFHIKMRVNPDNRKYPELVLDNALDYEEQPELKFILTALDGGSPPRSGTAFVLVMVVDINDNSPQFEKTFYEVTIPENNVLGSLVVTVSAWDLDSGINGEISYSFSHASGDIRKTFEINQKSGDVRLKASLDFEAIDSYSIIIQATDGGGLFGKSTVRIQVMDVNDNAPEIAVSSITSPIPENWPETVAMVFSIRDKDSGENGKMVCSIPEDLPFLLKSSVENYYTLETERPLDRESQAEYNIIITVTDLGTPRLQTQQNITVLVSDINDNVPAFTQTSYTLFVRENNSPALHIGTISATDRDSGTNAQVTYSLLPPQDPHLPLASLVSINADNGHLYALRALDFEALQAFEFPVGATDRGSPALSSEALVRVVVVDANDNSPFVLYPLQNGSAPCTELVPRAAEAGYLVTKVVAVDGDSGQNAWLSYQLLKATEPGLFSVWAHNGEVRTARLLSERDAAKHRLLVLVKDNGEPPLSASVTLHVLLVDGFSQPYLPLPEAAAEQAQADSLTVYLVIALASVSSLFLFSVLLFVAVRLCRRDGAASVGRCSVPEGHFPGHLVDVSGTGTLSQSYQYEICLTGDSGTNDFKFLKPIIPNLPPQCPGKEMEENLTFPSSF